In the genome of Synchiropus splendidus isolate RoL2022-P1 chromosome 13, RoL_Sspl_1.0, whole genome shotgun sequence, the window TCATACTTAATATATTTAGAATGCATTTCTTTCTTcttagaaaagaaaataaaacatccaaGTGTATGTTGAACAGCTAGCTCTTTAGAGTCTTTTTTATTACTTGACTTAGTTTAGTTTCAACTCTAtttcactgaattaaaaaaaatgataacaatgttctttaaataaaagaataatttcCATCTGGAAATGCCGTTTTTCATTAGTTAAAAAGTAAAGTTTCTGTCACAATCATTTCATCaagatttgatttttaaaaacaattcaaCACTAACTGAGAACTGACAACGTAAATTTCTTATTTACAAATTtagctttttttcattttaggtTTGCCCCATTAGTACAGCATTTTTCATTAGAATATTCACCAGCACACACATTGTATCAAATATaacacagcagaaacagaaaCCAGTATTTGATTCGCACAAAAGGAGAGTTAAAGGGTCCAGTTTCGATAGATAGGCATTTCCTGCcaatgtaaaagaaaatgaatttagATATGTTAAATGAACAGTTCAAATTACAACTTCATATTGAgtgaattttgaggaaaaataaCTGTGTTTGCTACTGTATCACTGAAGCGTCAGAAAGcggtgacctcattttcagagctcagtcaaTGTTTCAAGACAAGGAATGAAGAACAGTGTGTACCAACTAGTGGCACCTGAGAGGGAAGTGACTACTTCATGAAGTTCCAGCCACTGCATTTTAACTTAAAAAATCTACATTAAATATCTTTAGATGAAAATATCATTACAGGATGAAAGATGACCGATTGATGATTAAAATAAAGCCTCAAAAATCGATGTATACCTTTTCAGTGTGCACGTACTGAGTGACCAAGATGGTTCAACCAATGAAATTCATGACCACCAGATGCAGGACAGTGTGAGCGAACAGGAAGTCGGCAAAGGCTCTTTCCGGCGAGATTGACAGGAAGTCGCCTTTGTTTTGAGGGTTGATCTGGATTCGGAGACACACTGTGAAATAGAACAGATCAAAGGTTTAATGGACTACAACCAAAAAAACATGGCTGCAACAACAATAAATTATACTATATTCTTTAAGTGAGCCATCAAGATATATTTTGTCTATTTTGATATCCACTCAACTGTGGGAAATCTGAATTATCATCACATATTATGTCCATTTTTATTGTCTCATGAATGAAGGTAAATTGTATATCATAACAAGTGAATTCGTCGTTTTAATGCATTGTTATTGCATAAGTAAGCATGTACGACAtatgataaatgaaaaaaattcaaCCAGTTCTCAATGTTAAAAAAGCAAATACAGCATGAAACATTATTCTCCACATCATGTTTAGCCACAGCAAAGCTAGCGCGTTTAATTCAATCGGAAGTTAGCTTGCAACACAGCAAACAGTACTTTCAAAATACTATACAGCCGTGGCTCATTATGAATGCATATACTAGTGCatttcataaaacaaaatatgttcTACCTGCCAGAATGAAAGAGCCAACACATGAGATGAAGCCGGACAAAAAGCTGTTGAAAGGAAAGGTGCCGACGAGGAGGCAGTAGAGGAACTGCAGCGCTCCTGTCagtaaaatatacaacaaatacGCGTCCACCACTTTGAGCTTGTTCGGCGTCGTGGAGGTGTACTCTTCTAGAAACCTAGAAATCACGGATATCACCGAGTTTGACATATCTGCGGCTTGATTCGGATCCGACTTGGTTAGCAACGTTTCCTGGTTCAGCGCCGATGGAATGACGTGTCACACAAACCGGAAGTCGAGGTGCGTGTCACGGAAACCACTTCCGAGTCAATAAGCAGGAACAAAATCTTAtccacaaaaaatatttatgaccAAATGTGCGCTCAGATGCAGTTGTTTCTTGATTACAGAAACAATATAATTTATTCTGTTCATCCCATTAAAATCTATATGAAAAAAGAATTACGGTCGACATGAGGCCGATTTGTTAACGCCTTCCTTCTTACAAAGATTGTATGTATAGAGAGGTCTTACCAGAAAACTAGTGAGAGGCCAGTCATTTATTCTAAACAGAATCTAGAGCAATTCGGTACGTACTTctgattgaaatgaaaatattaaaatcatgTGATTTccttaatattttaaatactggaaattcatcatttctaaatcggTTAGACAGAAGACAAAATGCTACAGCGTGATACGTCTTTATTTCATACAGTCTTTGTTTATAGTCAGCTGGTCTGCAAACAAGTTACAAAACACAGGAGTCCAGTGCGTGTTTTGTCCTGTCGTGAACGATAAACAGACGCATAAGGTCGATTTTATTGTAGTATGTGAACGAATGGATCCTGCGGCGACCACGACATCGTTGCAGAGCGACTGTGAGACTCCGTGAGTAACTTATCGCCCCCAACAAGCGTTTTGACTAATGTATTGTTCATGTAAACCTCAAATGTTGCTCGTGCACGAGCAAATAAGGAGATCGGTTCCGTTGTTTTGTTTACCTTTAAGTCAATGTGTCCATTTCTTGAATAACATAATGAGACACCCAACTATGGATTAAGTTGGCCTGATCAAATTTGTTGTGGCTGCTCCGTCGTCGTCCAATAACACAACAGTGCCGTGGTGTTACATTGTTTTACTAACAGCATCTGTTTCACACGTTTTAACGTTTCGATGTTTAGGAGAGATCTTTAGTTGCGTTATTGTAATGGGACCATTCGTCAGCATGACTCAGCATAATTGGTATATTCCTACTCTCATAGTATCGCGTTATTTATACAACACCGTTAAGATACACACCACTCTTTAACAACCTCATAATATCgatttgttttcatccttaCAGTTCGAATTCGGTTTGGAGCTGGTGGCCATCCTGGCGTCCAACATCTATGTCCCTTTTGAAGACCACTGAAGCAAAGATTCTTAATTGTGAGGCCACATTCATACATGGCATACAGTTGTGTATTATGTAATTTAAGCGTCAAGAGGAAAGAACAGTAGAGATAAGTAAATTATAGTAACCACACATGATGTAAACGTGAACATTCACATTTTATAACATGTCATTTGTCTCACTTATTGGTTCAAAGTCCTGATCTGTTCATGATAATATGCTTTAGATGATAGTGGAGTTGACCAATCAGATGTTTAATATCAGGGAGTCAGCTCTCAATAAAGAGCGATATGAGCTCAGCTTTATAGTAGGTGGAGTTTGCCAAATCATCCTGGTGGCAATTACTGATCCTTGTTTTGTCTTCCTTACTCTTGTTCATGCGCCCTGTTCGGGCCACACAGGTATTCAGAACGACCTCTGGGCCAGATTTGTGACTCTCCCTAGCCAGGACAGAATATGGACTCTGACGCTCACCAACAAAGCCGTCAGAAAACCAGTAGAGCAAGGTAACGTACGCCACTGTTAtccatgtttgtcttttggGTGAGAGCTGTGTTCCTGAGAGACGAAGTTGCAGGTTGTTCCTCTTCTAAGTCGCACTGATTCCCTCTAGCTGCCAAGACGCCCCTGGTGATGGTCCACGGCTTTGGAGGAGGCGTCGGCTTGTGGATCAGGAACCTGGACTCGCTCAGCAGATCACGGCCGGTCTACGCCTTTGACCTTCTTGGCTTTGGAAGAAGCTCCAGACCTTCGTTCCCCTCAGATGCGGAAAAGGCAGAGGAGCAGTTTGTCAACTcaatagagcagtggagacagtCAGTTGGTCTGGAGAAGATGATTCTGCTGGGCCACAGTCTTGGAGGATACCTAGCTACGTCGTACGCCATCCAGTACCCATCCAGGTACTGTCAGTCTGGAGTGTATTTAGATTCTACTGTAAACAATACAGCCACAGATGGAACAGATTTGAAATATGATTAAAAATTCACCACCAGTTTACGCTCTCTTCCAGAGTGTCCTCTCTTATCTTGGTGGATCCATGGGGTTTTCCGGAGCGACAGAAGAACCAGAACCAGTCGGGTGACCAGTCGGGGATGGCAAAGAGGCAGTCTCCTCCACGCTGGGTCAAAGCAATCGCAGCTGTGGTCTCCTTGTTTAATCCGTTGGCTGTCATCAGAGCGGCAGGACCCTGGGGTGAGTGTTCGACCTGCACATCAGGGAGTGACCATGTCAGCTTCAAGAGGCTGGAATATATTGAGCTCAATAAGAATCGACTATGAAGCCTTCTAGAAGCAGCAACTTCACAAACCactttcagtgttttatttaatttatttcaggTGACACTGTGGTGCCAATCCCAAACACATTTGCAAGCCAAATATCGTCCCCTTCACCAACCTGATGTTTTCTCTGTCAGTACCAAAGGCAAGGAGTCTCTGCACGTGAATAACAGCTTTCTGTTGAGTGTACAGATCTGAACTGAGACCTCCATAACACAACAATGTGGAGTTGAACAAATTTTATCACCAAACGAAAGTGAGCCGCTctagagttatcaacatttttatgtttggcgttccaaaacccaccttctctcgtgctgaaaacgcgtttgctgcattctgccgcaacttctcagggaagcctcagaacatgaaattttcacctcccacgatagcagaaggggtctttctagtaggggcagcacaaatctaactgtctgaagtgtttttcgagagttatctttttatgtttggcgttccgaaacccaccttcttgctgtcttaaaacacattttcttgtttgttttcattgctaACAACAAGACTACAGTTGATGGAAACTATGACATATTACTGAGAAGTAGGTAGGGCAATAACTTAgtgcatctcacaataaattcaataaGCACACGGCacttgctgcattggacctgcatacgTGAATATGATGAGACCATGACGGCGTGCCaggctctccagctctgcggctGTCAAATGGCAACACAGGTCTGTGACAGTCATGGCCAGTCATTTGGAGGACTTCGGCTCATGATCGCAGTTTTAAACCTATTTTAATGCgcgaaacttttgaaaatgacattggtcgactcagagtctctggatcggtgtttgtctgccttggttcatatcaacacacacAGGGTCTCCGGTGAATCACCGTGGTGAAACTAGTTGGATATTAGACGGACATCTGCTCTGGTGTTGGCAACGGCGTTCTCTTCCGCGTCCCCGATTAGGGCtcactgatcacggacacactctctcaggcagtcagttagggaccatcaacaaattctgactTGGtcttagtgaaatcttcaaacatGCCAATGAAAAAAGGAGAAGTGTGAAGGTCTTTCATCACACGAGACTGAGTCagtttgtttaatgatttggagaacagaataaatgatcatgtattcacattatttctaatatttcttcaatagcatctagcaaatgtgtccagatgtgtccatagttaaagtcaactgttaagagacatgagctacagcagagagacagctcaatttaacccctaaataaaactggcagagcagtttgTCAGACACAAGCGGCTTCTACAAGAGACATGAAactgttatttttaaacataaacaaatgatgatgttggagacaaaccccgctaataggtttcatcataacagtttcaagagagactgtagtgtccaacacatgaatgaaaatgtatttattgtgataattatcgtgatcgccaaaatgacaaaatttCGCTTCTTTCGATGTTGTGTCGTGGAGTGAAACAAGAAAGTGTTTATTATTTCACCGAGCACAGTGAAGTGAACACTCTTGACTCTTGGTTTCAGGTCCAGGTTTGGTGAACAGATTCAGGCCCGATTTCAAGAGGAAGTTTGAGGATATGTTTGACGACGACACCATGACCCAGTACATCTATCACTGTAACGCCCAAACCCCCAGGTAGACATCAGTGAGCAGAGCACGTCTCCTCTCCTGGTAGTTCCACACTGAGCTGTCTGCGTGTCCTCCCCAGCGGTGAGGTGGGATTCCGAGCCATGGCCGAGTCCCTGGGTTGGGCCAAGAAGCCCATGCTGCACCGGATTCATCTGCTCCCAGACTCCATGCCGCTCACCCTGGTGTATGGAGCGCGGTCCTGGGTGGACAGCTCTTCTGGGGACGCAGTGGTCCAGATCAGGGACAAAGCCCCGACCCAAGTGTTGGTGAGTCAAGACACAGATTCTGGAGCACAATTCCTTTTCATACGAATTCAACTTTTTAGATCATTTCCCCTGGTGAACAAGCTCATTATTACAATGAAGAGGAGAAATAGTCATGGAGCATTAAATCCTTAAACGCTGTGATAGCCTTGCCTCTAAGAATGTCTCATCACCACTGGGAAAGTGTTAGAGCCAAGAAACGGagctcatttttttattttaaaaacacttaaaCTGTAGTTTTCTTACGGATTCTTGTGGCCAGGCCTGAACTGAAAGCAGTATTCTagttcaaaaacaacacacatgcATATAGTTCACTTTTTCTTTGTCCAAAATTTGACTTGAGCAAAAtacaaaaggcaaacataaaaattaacTTTACAAACAGTAAAGCAgttaaacaaatgaacaaaccaATAATACTATTATGCCATAAAAATACAGCCATGTCAACTAAACATTAgtacaaaatgaaataacaataataagtaTATTAAGTTGACTaaagaactttagaaaaacacaaccAGAAGTAtagtcacagaaaaaaaaagtttgacaatgaacagtGAATGAACATTGCTGTATAAAGTGGTAGAGGTAGAAGAAAACTTGAAGTCAGTGGACCTGACTCAGTAATATTGCCTCCTCAGCTGATCGACGACGCCTCCCACCATGTGTACGCCGACCAGCCGCAGCAGTTCAACAGAGCAGTGGAGCGCATTTGTGAATCTGCTACCTGAATGTGCTGCACGTCTGCATTCGCCCTTCAGTTTAATTGCTTTTCAATCT includes:
- the abhd4 gene encoding (Lyso)-N-acylphosphatidylethanolamine lipase, which codes for MDPAATTTSLQSDCETPSNSVWSWWPSWRPTSMSLLKTTEAKILNCIQNDLWARFVTLPSQDRIWTLTLTNKAVRKPVEQAAKTPLVMVHGFGGGVGLWIRNLDSLSRSRPVYAFDLLGFGRSSRPSFPSDAEKAEEQFVNSIEQWRQSVGLEKMILLGHSLGGYLATSYAIQYPSRVSSLILVDPWGFPERQKNQNQSGDQSGMAKRQSPPRWVKAIAAVVSLFNPLAVIRAAGPWGPGLVNRFRPDFKRKFEDMFDDDTMTQYIYHCNAQTPSGEVGFRAMAESLGWAKKPMLHRIHLLPDSMPLTLVYGARSWVDSSSGDAVVQIRDKAPTQVLLIDDASHHVYADQPQQFNRAVERICESAT
- the dad1 gene encoding dolichyl-diphosphooligosaccharide--protein glycosyltransferase subunit DAD1, giving the protein MSNSVISVISRFLEEYTSTTPNKLKVVDAYLLYILLTGALQFLYCLLVGTFPFNSFLSGFISCVGSFILAVCLRIQINPQNKGDFLSISPERAFADFLFAHTVLHLVVMNFIG